A single Lathamus discolor isolate bLatDis1 chromosome 16, bLatDis1.hap1, whole genome shotgun sequence DNA region contains:
- the LOC136022665 gene encoding migration and invasion-inhibitory protein-like isoform X3 — MLRVKRLHRMEIEHLQRLREANQDLLQRLRMKQEEIRKRLPSKASLDNRTAPESSVPLPTRRKTNPTDGVEPTADPAVLVSVEAGACAARAALCSCLKHSSSDRGVQQQQAKMQEAVGLDSSFPGKEKNVVPVTAVITCGRETSEVERGGYAQGSPEKASFPLGHGVNRKQSTLLDGFHEKKQVEGGLASSLSSSQGEETSKQHVVVREPVVHESVLLTSQSQESKKEAGHITFEPDAEEYTLPVSTWSVRPFLGYDWIAGLLDTSPSAAEKSDQYFAELHEFRQVNREECVHEQRPEPRALDYVDPEREPDAITSSRKCVYCYRLNQRLFPVPVDSESACPVCKIPRTHWPPEKLGEPAYVRVSIPRSTLMPAYKHKAHRRKSFEPEDSLALPSQPHAQQFGSASFPGRDASSPSSPELGVQSVRRNQN; from the exons ATGTTACG AGTGAAACGTCTTCACAGGATGGAGATAGAGCACCTGCAGAGGCTGCGTGAGGCCAACCAGGACCTTCTGCAAAGGCTCAGAATGAAGCAGGAAGAGATCAGAAAAAGGCTTCCCAGCAAGGCATCTCTTGATAACAGAACAGCTCCTGAAAGCTCTGTCCCCTTGCCCACAAGAAGG AAGACAAATCCAACTGATGGTGTGGAGCCTACAGCTGACCCTGCAGTGTTGGTGTCTGTGGAAGCTGGAGCTTGCGCAGCCAGAGCAGCCCTCTGTTCATGTCttaaacacagcagcagtgacagggggGTACAGCAACAGCAAGCGAAGATGCAGGAAGCAGTAGGTTTGGATTCCAGCTTtcctgggaaagagaagaatgtTGTGCCAGTGACTGCAGTCATTACCTGTGGTAGAGAAACCTCTGAAGTGGAGAGGGGTGGCTATGCTCAAGGAAGTCCAGAGAAAGCATCCTTCCCTCTGGGACATGGGGTGAACAGAAAGCAGTCCACTCTGCTAGATGGCTTCCATGAGAAGAAGCAAGTTGAGGGTGGTCTGGCCTCATCACTGAGCAGCAGCCAAGGTGAAGAGACCAGCAAGCAGCATGTGGTTGTTAGAGAGCCTGTAGTTCATGAATCAGTCTTGCTGACATCTCAGTCCCAAGAGTCAAAG aagGAAGCTGGTCACATCACTTTTGAGCCTGACGCTGAAGAATATACCCTACCTGTGAGCACCTGGTCTGTGCGTCCTTTCCTAGGCTACGACTGGATTGCAG GACTCCTCGATACAagcccttcagcagcagaaaaatctgACCAGTACTTTGCTGAGCTGCACGAGTTCCGACAGGTCAATAGAGAAGAATGTGTTCATGAGCAGCGCCCAGA GCCCAGGGCTCTGGACTACGTAGATCCTGAACGAGAACCAGATGCGATAACCAGTTCCCGTAAGT GTGTTTACTGTTACCGCTTAAACCAGCGCCTCTTCCCTGTCCCTGTGGATTCAGAGTCTGCCTGCCCCGTGTGTAAGATCCCACGTACTCACTGGCCTCCAGAGAAACTGGGAGAGCCAGCCTATGTCAG GGTCAGCATTCCCAGGTCTACCCTTATGCCTGCCTACAAGCACAAAGCCCATCGGAGGAAGAGCTTTGAACCAGAAGACAGCCTAGCGTTACCTTCG CAACCCCATGCTCAGCAGTTTGGATCTGCGAGCTTCCCTGGAAGAGACGCCTCCTCACCATCCTCACCTG AACTTGGTGTCCAGAGTGTCAGGAGGAACCAGAACTGA
- the LOC136022665 gene encoding migration and invasion-inhibitory protein-like isoform X2: MLRVKRLHRMEIEHLQRLREANQDLLQRLRMKQEEIRKRLPSKASLDNRTAPESSVPLPTRRKTNPTDGVEPTADPAVLVSVEAGACAARAALCSCLKHSSSDRGVQQQQAKMQEAVGLDSSFPGKEKNVVPVTAVITCGRETSEVERGGYAQGSPEKASFPLGHGVNRKQSTLLDGFHEKKQVEGGLASSLSSSQGEETSKQHVVVREPVVHESVLLTSQSQESKKEAGHITFEPDAEEYTLPVSTWSVRPFLGYDWIAGLLDTSPSAAEKSDQYFAELHEFRQVNREECVHEQRPEPRALDYVDPEREPDAITSSRKCVYCYRLNQRLFPVPVDSESACPVCKIPRTHWPPEKLGEPAYVRVSIPRSTLMPAYKHKAHRRKSFEPEDSLALPSQPHAQQFGSASFPGRDASSPSSPGKSSLFSAPRDAVDCTDGNCNPVSLKGILIISG; the protein is encoded by the exons ATGTTACG AGTGAAACGTCTTCACAGGATGGAGATAGAGCACCTGCAGAGGCTGCGTGAGGCCAACCAGGACCTTCTGCAAAGGCTCAGAATGAAGCAGGAAGAGATCAGAAAAAGGCTTCCCAGCAAGGCATCTCTTGATAACAGAACAGCTCCTGAAAGCTCTGTCCCCTTGCCCACAAGAAGG AAGACAAATCCAACTGATGGTGTGGAGCCTACAGCTGACCCTGCAGTGTTGGTGTCTGTGGAAGCTGGAGCTTGCGCAGCCAGAGCAGCCCTCTGTTCATGTCttaaacacagcagcagtgacagggggGTACAGCAACAGCAAGCGAAGATGCAGGAAGCAGTAGGTTTGGATTCCAGCTTtcctgggaaagagaagaatgtTGTGCCAGTGACTGCAGTCATTACCTGTGGTAGAGAAACCTCTGAAGTGGAGAGGGGTGGCTATGCTCAAGGAAGTCCAGAGAAAGCATCCTTCCCTCTGGGACATGGGGTGAACAGAAAGCAGTCCACTCTGCTAGATGGCTTCCATGAGAAGAAGCAAGTTGAGGGTGGTCTGGCCTCATCACTGAGCAGCAGCCAAGGTGAAGAGACCAGCAAGCAGCATGTGGTTGTTAGAGAGCCTGTAGTTCATGAATCAGTCTTGCTGACATCTCAGTCCCAAGAGTCAAAG aagGAAGCTGGTCACATCACTTTTGAGCCTGACGCTGAAGAATATACCCTACCTGTGAGCACCTGGTCTGTGCGTCCTTTCCTAGGCTACGACTGGATTGCAG GACTCCTCGATACAagcccttcagcagcagaaaaatctgACCAGTACTTTGCTGAGCTGCACGAGTTCCGACAGGTCAATAGAGAAGAATGTGTTCATGAGCAGCGCCCAGA GCCCAGGGCTCTGGACTACGTAGATCCTGAACGAGAACCAGATGCGATAACCAGTTCCCGTAAGT GTGTTTACTGTTACCGCTTAAACCAGCGCCTCTTCCCTGTCCCTGTGGATTCAGAGTCTGCCTGCCCCGTGTGTAAGATCCCACGTACTCACTGGCCTCCAGAGAAACTGGGAGAGCCAGCCTATGTCAG GGTCAGCATTCCCAGGTCTACCCTTATGCCTGCCTACAAGCACAAAGCCCATCGGAGGAAGAGCTTTGAACCAGAAGACAGCCTAGCGTTACCTTCG CAACCCCATGCTCAGCAGTTTGGATCTGCGAGCTTCCCTGGAAGAGACGCCTCCTCACCATCCTCACCTGGTAAGAGTAGCCTGTTCAGTGCCCCTAGAGATGCTGTGGATTGCACAGACGGGAATTGCAATCCTGTCTCTCTAAAGGGCATCCTAATCATCAGTGGCTGA
- the LOC136022665 gene encoding migration and invasion-inhibitory protein-like isoform X1, protein MLRVKRLHRMEIEHLQRLREANQDLLQRLRMKQEEIRKRLPSKASLDNRTAPESSVPLPTRRKTNPTDGVEPTADPAVLVSVEAGACAARAALCSCLKHSSSDRGVQQQQAKMQEAVGLDSSFPGKEKNVVPVTAVITCGRETSEVERGGYAQGSPEKASFPLGHGVNRKQSTLLDGFHEKKQVEGGLASSLSSSQGEETSKQHVVVREPVVHESVLLTSQSQESKKEAGHITFEPDAEEYTLPVSTWSVRPFLGYDWIAGLLDTSPSAAEKSDQYFAELHEFRQVNREECVHEQRPEPRALDYVDPEREPDAITSSRKCVYCYRLNQRLFPVPVDSESACPVCKIPRTHWPPEKLGEPAYVRVSIPRSTLMPAYKHKAHRRKSFEPEDSLALPSHCLAGWKNIISCSNPMLSSLDLRASLEETPPHHPHLNLVSRVSGGTRTDQLLSLTHLAHLRLSSASRQRGSEPNLATREQLLLSRCVTCPP, encoded by the exons ATGTTACG AGTGAAACGTCTTCACAGGATGGAGATAGAGCACCTGCAGAGGCTGCGTGAGGCCAACCAGGACCTTCTGCAAAGGCTCAGAATGAAGCAGGAAGAGATCAGAAAAAGGCTTCCCAGCAAGGCATCTCTTGATAACAGAACAGCTCCTGAAAGCTCTGTCCCCTTGCCCACAAGAAGG AAGACAAATCCAACTGATGGTGTGGAGCCTACAGCTGACCCTGCAGTGTTGGTGTCTGTGGAAGCTGGAGCTTGCGCAGCCAGAGCAGCCCTCTGTTCATGTCttaaacacagcagcagtgacagggggGTACAGCAACAGCAAGCGAAGATGCAGGAAGCAGTAGGTTTGGATTCCAGCTTtcctgggaaagagaagaatgtTGTGCCAGTGACTGCAGTCATTACCTGTGGTAGAGAAACCTCTGAAGTGGAGAGGGGTGGCTATGCTCAAGGAAGTCCAGAGAAAGCATCCTTCCCTCTGGGACATGGGGTGAACAGAAAGCAGTCCACTCTGCTAGATGGCTTCCATGAGAAGAAGCAAGTTGAGGGTGGTCTGGCCTCATCACTGAGCAGCAGCCAAGGTGAAGAGACCAGCAAGCAGCATGTGGTTGTTAGAGAGCCTGTAGTTCATGAATCAGTCTTGCTGACATCTCAGTCCCAAGAGTCAAAG aagGAAGCTGGTCACATCACTTTTGAGCCTGACGCTGAAGAATATACCCTACCTGTGAGCACCTGGTCTGTGCGTCCTTTCCTAGGCTACGACTGGATTGCAG GACTCCTCGATACAagcccttcagcagcagaaaaatctgACCAGTACTTTGCTGAGCTGCACGAGTTCCGACAGGTCAATAGAGAAGAATGTGTTCATGAGCAGCGCCCAGA GCCCAGGGCTCTGGACTACGTAGATCCTGAACGAGAACCAGATGCGATAACCAGTTCCCGTAAGT GTGTTTACTGTTACCGCTTAAACCAGCGCCTCTTCCCTGTCCCTGTGGATTCAGAGTCTGCCTGCCCCGTGTGTAAGATCCCACGTACTCACTGGCCTCCAGAGAAACTGGGAGAGCCAGCCTATGTCAG GGTCAGCATTCCCAGGTCTACCCTTATGCCTGCCTACAAGCACAAAGCCCATCGGAGGAAGAGCTTTGAACCAGAAGACAGCCTAGCGTTACCTTCG CACTGCCTGGCTGGCTGGAAAAATATCATCTCTTGCAGCAACCCCATGCTCAGCAGTTTGGATCTGCGAGCTTCCCTGGAAGAGACGCCTCCTCACCATCCTCACCTG AACTTGGTGTCCAGAGTGTCAGGAGGAACCAGAACTGACCAGCTTCTGAGCCTGACCCACTTGGCACACTTGAGATTGAGCAGTGCTTCTCGGCAGAGGGGGAGCGAACCAAACCTGGCCACTAGAGAGCAG CTACTTCTAAGCAGATGCGTGACCTGCCCTCCCTAG
- the LACTBL1 gene encoding putative beta-lactamase-like 1 produces MQASSSRSLLKLAVMEVKWIHVLVIFFFLLSVAMTGCFLWQYSLPKVEPSPSVMEVRSEAVQMCPRYPEPVPLDHPIPILKDALEKVDMMLRQKVHSSGLPAMSAIVIYNDTVLWTGNFGKKNASDPSSVVPNEYTIYRIASISKIFPTIMLYKMWEEGKVTSLDDPLERYAQNFVIKNPLGRLKESEQRHTADGLIYLEKGSMPLKPSPVTLRRMASQLSGLPRRLRSTTLLWKGNTQDALALLKDDVLVVDPGTRCHYSNLAFSLMAHVLADHAAEGQYQRWISENILDRLGMEDTGFDITPPIRSQMAVGFYGSQQPAPLYDLGWYRPSGQMYSTAADLAKLAMVFLGTYHRRLLAPDTVKTMLTPLFKCSTEYFANKTSTPWEINEQLGYDVIRKDGDLDGYSATFSLIPKLHLSFIVLMAGPRPQGGDIVTQTYEHLIPAMETAFREAEKSLIPPPSPGPYVGYYTYSNLTFYEIKVGAGGVLVMQQFGPHVEELIPEKYRTIKLHHLEDRVFQVVFDKEFPCVLHLGSASISLETQNGQLFNFYPFDRKGLSPGFDAPGLNTYNVVRVLRKPVFYS; encoded by the exons GCCCATCTGTGATGGAAGTGAGATCAGAAGCCGTGCAGATGTGCCCCCGCTATCCTGAACCAGTACCACTGGACCACCCGATCCCCATTCTGAAGGATGCATTGGAGAAG GTAGATATGATGCTGCGCCAAAAGGTTCATAGCTCTGGTCTCCCTGCCATGTCTGCCATTGTTATCTACAATGACACTGTGCTTTGGACAGGCAACTTCGGGAAGAAGAATGCTTCGGACCCCTCCTCAGTGGTGCCCAATGAATACACCATTTACAG AATTGCCAGCATCTCCAAGATCTTCCCCACCATTATGTTGTACAAGatgtgggaggaaggaaaagtcACGTCTCTTGATGATCCATTGGAACGCTATGCCCAGAACTTTGTTATTAAGAACCCTTTGGGAAGGCTCAAGGAATCGGAACAGAGACACACAGCAGATGGGCTGATTTACTTGGAAAAAGGCTCAATGCCACTTAAGCCATCCCCTGTTACCTTGCGCAGAATGGCCAGCCAGCTCTCAG GTCTGCCCAGGAGGCTGCGGTCTACCACCTTGCTGTGGAAGGGCAATACACAAGATGCTCTAGCTCTCCTGAAAGATGATGTCTTGGTTGTTGATCCAGGAACGAG atGTCATTACAGTAATTTGGCCTTCTCACTGATGGCACATGTGCTAGCGGACCACGCAGCTGAGGGGCAATACCAGCGCTGGATCTCAGAGAACATCCTGGACCGCTTGGGCATGGAGGACACCGGCTTTGACATCACACCACCGATCCGATCCCAGATGGCTGTGGGTTTCTATGGCAGCCAGCAGCCAGCCCCTCTCTATGACCTTGGCTGGTACAGGCCTTCTGGCCAGATGTACTCCACAGCTGCTGACCTTGCCAAGCTGGCAATGGTCTTCTTAGGTACCTACCACCGTCGTCTCCTGGCACCTGACACAGTGAAGACGATGCTCACCCCTCTGTTTAAATGCTCCACGGAATACTTTGCTAACAAGACCAGCACACCCTGGGAGATTAATGAGCAATTGGGATATGATGTCATTAGGAAGGATGGAGACCTCGATGGCTATTCAGCAACCTTCTCTCTTATCCCCAAGCTCCACCTGAGCTTCATCGTGCTGATGGCAGGGCCCAGGCCTCAGGGTGGGGATATTGTGACTCAGACATATGAGCATCTTATTCCTGCCATGGAGACGGCATTCAGAGAGGCAGAGAAAAGCTTGATTCCCCCTCCAAGTCCAGGCCCTTATGTTGGCTACTACACCTATTCCAACCTGACTTTCTATGAGATCAAAGTTGGAGCTGGTGGGGTGCTGGTCATGCAGCAGTTTGGGCCTCATGTGGAAGAGCTGATTCCTGAAAAGTACCGGACAATCAAGCTCCACCACCTGGAAGATCGTGTTTTCCAAGTTGTTTTTGACAAGGAGTTTCCATGTGTTCTGCACCTGGGCTCTGCTTCCATCTCCCTGGAGACCCAAAATGGGCAACTCTTTAACTTTTACCCATTCGATCGCAAAGGTTTGTCTCCTGGTTTTGATGCGCCAGGGCTGAACACGTACAATGTGGTGCGTGTGCTTCGCAAACCTGTATTCTATAGCTAA